The genome window TGTGCTTAGTTTAGCGTAAATAACCCATAACTTTGATTTCGGTGTCTTATAATGTTAAAATATTTGTATAATTGCCTATAAAGGCAAACACAATTCCGTTGGGTTAAACGGCGTAGGGAACTCCCGCCCAAGGGAAAACCTGTCCCGACTGGTCGGGAGAGGTTGAGGAATTGGGCAGTGATAAACCCGCGCTGGCTGTTTAACAAACAGCATTTCCCAGCGGCTACGCACTTTTACACATCAAGGAGGTATCTATGCAGTCAAAGTAACACCGCTTGCTGATTTCCCAGCAGGCATTCTCCTCCACAATAATGTGGAGTGTAATTCCCTTTGAGTTGGAAAAAAGGAGACAGGAAATGGAACTGCGAGCCTGTATCTCAGTTTACATTGGTCGTGTAAGCTTGGAGCTTTTCAAGTCCTATCGACCGTAATACAATGCAGGAACTTTCGCAGGTTGCAAGGAAAATTAGCAATTTCCTTGCATGTCCTGTAGAAATCCCACCAAAAGCGCTGGGGTCATGGCGACCTATTTCTGAGCTAGAATACAACTCTCTTGCTGCGTTTGACTCTTTGGCCCTTGGTATGACAGTAGCGCGGCTCACTGCTGGGTTTCCCGAGTCGGTAATGCATGCGTGGCTTGTCAAGGCAGCAGCAAAGGCAAGCGGCGACACTGTTACACACTGGCATGATGAGCGGCAAGCCAAGATTCGAAACACAACTAGGGAAGGTACTTTCCAAAAGGCTTTGGTACTTTCCTACGATCGTGCGAAGAGCCTCGTAATCATCGAGATTCAGAAGCACTAGTTCCCCCGCATCAGCGGGGTGTATTCCACCCGGAAGGGTGAGTAGGCGCGCAAGCGCCATTCCCCTCGCAAGAGGGAGGAGGGTATAATTCAGAATGTGCACAAGCACTAGCGCTCGCAACTCCGCAGACGCAAGGAAGATGGTTGGTGGGAGCACAGTTGAACGCAAGATTGATGGCCCGATACCCGAGGCCGTCATTCTTCCTGCTGAAAAACCCGGCCAAAAAGTTCTGGTCGTGTGTGATGATGGGCGGAACCGCTGGTTCTGGCCGAATCAGCTTCCGGAAGTCTTGCGCGCTGCAGCATTCAAAGCCTCATAATATACACAACATCAACAGCAAGGAGGGATATACTCTCATGCCACTTTGAATTAACTCTAACCCCTCTAAGGTTTCGGTAAATAGGCTAAAGCCCTGTCAAATAAAAGAGCAGGGGAGAGGGGGCGCAACACTAATGCGCAAAACCGAAACACTCGTCCACGCTTGGCGTGGAGGTTGGAGCAAGAGTCTGGTCAACTCTTGTTGAGGCTGGTTTTAACCAGGGGAAAAGCGGGCGTTACGCCCAGCTTGCTTTTCTAACCAACAACCAAACTGCGGAAGCGGACTCACTGCACAGGTTCCCTGTGTACAGTCCCTCCGCGGTTTTTTCTTTGTCTTCTACTCAAACTTAAATTAGTACAAAAGTATAGAACCCTAGTTAAGCTGATGATATAATTATTGGTCGACCCATTCGACAAGCTCAGGGTCGGCTTCAAGCAAGTTTATCCGACAAAACTACAAATAACCAAAATGTCAACACAGAAATTTAAGCTACACTCAACATATCAGCCAACAGGAGATCAACCCCAAGCCATTGAAAAATTAAGTGCTGGGGTGGAGGAGGGGATGGAGCATCAAGTACTTTTAGGGCTAACTGGTAGTGGTAAAACTTTTACCATGGCCAATGTAATTGAGGAAGTGCAAAAGCCAACTTTAATTATTTCCCATAATAAAACGCTCGCAGCTCAACTTTATCAGGAGTTCCGGGAGTTTTTTCCAGAAAATTCAGTAAACTATTTTGTTTCTTATTACGACTATTACCAACCGGAGGCTTACGTGCCGCAAAGAGATCTTTATATCGAAAAAGAAGCAGAAATTAACGAAGAAATTGAAAAATTACGCCACTCCGTAACCCAGGCACTAATGTCTCGTAAAGACGTTATTGTAGTGGCTTCTGTCTCTTGTATTTATGGTTTAGGTAGACCACAAGACTATGCCGAGGGAAATTTCAAATTCCAAATTTCAAATACCAAAAGGGAGAAAGCATTGCGGGGACTGATTAGATTACTTTACAAGAGAAACGACTGGGATTTTAAGCGTGGTTGTTTTCGAGTGCGCGGGGATACAATTGAGGTCTACCCACCCTACGGAGAGCGTGTCCTACGACTAGGTTTTCTGGGACAAAAGCTTTCGGAAATAAAGTGGCTTGAACCCCAAACAAGCAGAACTTTAGAAAGCTTGGAAGAGATAACTTTATATCCGGCAGAACACTTTATTACGCCAGAAAAAAGACTGAAAAAATCCATTGAACTTATCCAGAGTGAGCTTGAACAACAAGTTAAAAAGCTAAAAGATGAAGGAAAAGACCTCGAAGCTCAAAGGCTCAAGCAAAGAACAAACTATGATCTCGAACTTATGGAAGAACTTGGGTTTTGTCCGGGTATTGAAAATTACTCCCGTTACCTTTCGGGAAGGGAAGAGGGCGAGGCGCCCTATACGTTGTTGGATTATTTTACAAGAAATACGATGGCTCTGGGCAAGGATATGTGGTCCGCCGATTCCGACCTGGCGCATTCCCCAGCCCCTAGGGCTGCGGTCAAAGAAGCCCCAGGGGCTTCTCCTGCGCCAGGGACTTGGTTGTGTATCATTGACGAGTCTCACATGACAATTCCACAAATTAGAGGGATGTATAATGGCGACCGGGCTAGAAAAGAAACACTAGTCGAGCACGGATTCCGCCTACCATCAGCATTAGACAATAGACCGTTAAAATTCAATGAATTTCAAGAAAAAGTTCAGCAAACTATTTACACTTCGGCAACACCGTCTCAGTGGGAAATTAGGCAGGCTCAAGAGGCTGCCAATAATCAATCCCCAGCTCCTGGGGCTGCAGCCAAAGAAGCCCCAGGGGCTTCTCCTGCGACACATAATAAAACCCACAGCGGTGTAGTGGAACAGTTAATTCGACCTACCGGTCTTTTGGACCCGGAAATAGAAGTAAGGTCCACAAAAAATCAAATTGAGGACTTGGTTAGAGAAATAATTAAATGCAAGAAAAAAGGAGAAAGAGTTTTGGTTACTACTCTTACTAAAAGAATGGCTGAGGACCTCGCGGATTATTTGAATGACCCGGATAGAGTACAAGAACTTCTTGTGGAGGAGCCGCATTCCCCAGCCCCTGGAGCTGCGGCCAAAGAAGCCCCAGGGGCTTCTCCTGCGGCTCCCATAAAAACCCATTACCTTCACAGCGAGGTAGAAACTTTAGAAAGAAGTGATATTTTGGTAGATTTACGGAGGGGTAAGTACGACGTGGTGGTTGGAATAAACTTATTACGGGAGGGTCTCGACCTGCCTGAAGTCTCCCTAGTGGCGATTTTAGATGCAGATAAGGAAGGCTTTCTAAGAAGTGATACATCACTTATTCAAACGATGGGCAGGGCTGCTCGTCACGAAAAAGGCAAAGCAATTCTATATGCAGACAAAATAACCGGTTCTATGAACAGGGCAATTGAAGAAATTGAAAGACGACGCAATGTTCAAAAAGAATACAACGAGAAGCACAATATAACTCCCGAAACAATCCAAAAACCAATTCGCGACAGAGTAATTGCCCGTCTCAAAGACGGAGAGGGTGATGCAGAATCTGATGCATGGAGGGAAATGCCACCCCATGAATTAGAAGGCAAAATCTGGGAGTGGGAAAAAGAAATGCGCGAAGCTGCAGACGAATTAAATTTTGAAAAAGCAGCAGAACTTCGTGATAAAATTCGTGAGGCGCAAAGGAATCTATAACGGAAAATTGAAAATAATTTTATAGTAATAAGTTTTTTCTTTATACAACCGTTAAGTGTAGTTAAGCATAGTTAAGTGTCGTAAAGTGTTGTTTTAAGAAATTGACAATACTTATCTATACTTTACTACCCTTTACAATATTTAACGACTGAAAAATAAGTCAAGTTATGAAAGAAATCAAGGTGCGGGGTGCCCGCAAACACAATCTTAAAAATATCGATGTAGATATTCCTAAGAATCAGCTGGTAGTTTTTACCGGTGTTTCTGGGAGTGGTAAATCCAGTCTAGCTTTGGACACTATTTATGCAGAAGGGCAACGGCGCTATGTGGAATCCTTATCTTCGTATGCTCGACAGTTCCTTGGTGTTCAAGCTAATCCAGAAGTTGAATCTATCCAAGGATTGTCTCCTTCTATTGCGATCAGCCAAAAGAAACCTTTTCACAATCCTAGATCCACGGTAGGAACTATTACTGAAATTTATGATTTTCTTAGACTTCTCTATTCTCGAATTGGACATCCGCATTGCCCGCAATGCGGCAAAGAGGTTATGCGTCAGAGTGTAGATGAGATTGTAGATGCTGTGTACCAAGAGCTTGTCCAAAATGAAACTAATAATTCAAAAAAAGGAATGCGAGTCTTGGTTCTTGCTCCTTTAGTAAAAGACCGGAAAGGGGAATATTCTAGCCTTTTTGAAAATCTCAAAAAGCAAGGTTTTTCTCGCGCGCGTGTGGATGGCGAAGTGCGCAATCTGGATGAAGACTTTGTTCTTATTAAAACTAATCGACACAGTATCGAAGCAGTTGTAGACCGCCTAGTGTTAGAAAACTTGTCCCGTTCTTCTGGAAAGGATAGGGCTTCTTCACAGGCATCTCGCTTGACAGATGCCATTTCTCAAGCGCTTAATTTAGCCGGGGGTGAGGTAATTGTTTTTAAGGTATTGGATAAGACTTTTGACTTCCCGGAAAAACCAAAAGAAATGGAAGACCATCTTTTTTCTGAACTATTTGCTTGTCCTAACTGCAATATAAATCTCCAAGAACTTGAACCACGAAGCTTTTCCTTTAATTCTCCCCACGGAGCTTGTCCAGAATGTGAGGGATTGGGAACCAAACTTAAAGTAGATAAAAAACAAATTCTTAACCCGCGTTTGAGTATTGATGAGGGCGGTATATTACCTTTATCCCAACTGACAATTAAAAACACGTGGTACCAGAAACATCTTGCTTCTGTAGGAAGAGAGCATGGATTCAATCTTGATCAACCACTAGGTACTCTAACCTCAAAACAAAAAGAGGTACTAATTGAGGGTACAGGGAATCAAGAGTATTTGGTAAGAGGTCGGAATCGCAAAGGAGAAAAAACCAGTTTCACAGAAACCTTTCCCGGTCTAATTAAAAAGATTGAAGAAAGACACGAAGAAACCAATTCTTCCCGAATAAGGAATCACTTAGAAAAATATATGTTCCAAGAGACATGCCCCAGATGCAATGGTACTAGGCTAAAAAAAGAATCTCGTTCTGTAACTATTGGGGGTAAGAACATTGCAGAACTCACTGCAGATAGTATTAAAAATAGCTTAAATTGGATAGAAAACCTCAGCAAGAATATAAGCGAAAGGGAAAAGACAATTTCTAAACCCATTACCAGAGAAATCCTTTCTCGTCTCAAGTTTTTAAATTCGGTGGGATTATCTTACCTTACATTAGACCGCGCAGCTTCAACTCTTTCTGGCGGAGAAGCCCAAAGAATACGGCTTGCATCCCAAATTGGCTCAGGGCTTTCTGGAGTTGTTTATGTTTTAGATGAGCCATCTGTAGGACTACATAATAGAGATATGAAAAAGTTAGTCTCAACTCTTAAAGGTTTACGGGACTTGGATAATACAGTTGTTGTTGTGGAACATGATCCACTTACTATAAGAAAGGCTGATTACGTAATTGATTTTGGACCGGGTGGGGGTAAATGGGGCGGAAAAGTAGTTGCCAAGGGTTCCCCGAAGGATATAGAAAGCAGCAAAAATTCTATTACCGGTGATTACCTAACGGGTAAAAAGAAAGTTACGGCGCCAAAATTACAAATGTCAAATTCCAAATTACAAAAGCAGAAAGATAACCCAAAAGACAAAAAGTTGACTGTTGTTGGGGCAAGGGAGCACAATCTCAAAAATATTGATGTTGAAATTCCTTTAGGTAAATTTGTTTGTGTTACTGGTGTTTCTGGCAGCGGTAAGTCTACCCTTGTTCAAGAAACATTGCATCGTTCCCTTAGACGGGAGCTTAACCTAAAAATAGAACAACCACCCGGAGAACATGACGGACTTTTAGGTACAGAATTAATTGATAAAGTCTATGAAATTGATCAATCGCCGATTGGTCAATCACCGCGCTCTAACCCCGCAACTTATACAAAAGCTTTTGATTACATAAGGAAAGCTTTTGCAAGGACGAAAGAGGCTAGGTTGCGTGGTTTTGACAAAGGATATTTTTCTTTCAATACAAAAGGTGGCCGCTGTGAGACATGCGAAGGACAAGGAGAAGAAAAGATTGAAATGCAATTCTTACCTGATGTATATGTAACTTGTGAAGTTTGTAACGGAGCAAGATATAGTCGGGAGGTTTTGGAAATTAAGTACCGAGGGAAAACAATAAAAGATATTTTAGAAATGACTGTGGGAGAAGCTTTGATTTTCTTTGACCGTATTGACCCCCTAGTTAGACGGTTAAAAACCTTAAGCGATGTGGGTTTGGATTACATTCAGCTTGGGCAACCAGCTCCAACTCTCTCGGGAGGAGAAGCACAAAGAGTAAAAATTGCCAAAGAATTATCTAAAAAACCAAGAGGCCACACTTTCTATATTTTAGACGAACCTACCATTGGACTACATCCCGATGACTTAAATAAATTGCTGGTTGTTTTGCACCGTTTAGTAGCTAGGGGAAATACTGTTCTAGTTATTGAACACAACTTAGATCTTATTAAAAATTCAGACTGGATTATTGATCTTGGTCCAGAAGGAGGTGAGGGTGGCGGCGAAGTAATATTTGCAGGTACTTCCGAAAAAATTCTCGACCACAAAACCTCTTATACCGCTCGAGCTCTAAGAAATTATAAATAGGGAAAGGTCCCAAGTGTACCTTTCCCTACAATGTTATCGAACTCACATCGGACCTAAGGTAATTCTAGGTCAGGCGTGGTGAACAGCTCTGTGTTTTCTTTCCTAGCACGTGCCGAAAGGATAAGTAAAGACCGAATTAACAGCCCAATAATTCTCTCGGGAGCCATCATCCGGTACTCCAGTTCCTCTTTCAAACAATCAAAGCACTCCGAATCTGTTAACGAAAGTACAATATCTGCTTCCGCTTCTGTCGCTTGAAGATTAACTTCTTGAGTCTCAAGCGTAACTACACCAAGAAACCAACCATCTATATCCTTAAAACCCACTTTCATTTCTGTACCTCCTCATCTTTTTGCTCACAAGGCTAATTAACCTTAAATACCGTGGTTTCAACACCAACCTAAAAAATAACAATCACACTATAACACTCCAATCCTCCCCTGACAAACCAAACGAAAATATTTAACTACGATCGCGCTACATAAGATAAGTAGGTTGGCGTATATAAGACGCAACACGCAGTACGTAACATATTACCTAATATATATTACATACAACAATACGATAGGTAACATACAATATACAGTGCACTGTATATTGTATATTGTATATTGTATATTGTATATCGTACACTGTATACTAGAATTTAAAGATATAAAGATCTGATAAACGCTGTAGGGAGGATGTTTTTGTGAGAGATGATAAAATAGGTACGTGGAAAATGAATTGCAAGAAAAAATCAAGAGCCTTCCAAAAACTCCTGGAGTCTATCTTTTTCGAGATAAAACTGGAAAGGCTCTTTATGTGGGCAAGGCTGTTGATCTAAGAAATAGAGTTCAATCCTATTTCCAAGAAAGTGCAAAATTAGGTTCCAAAACCCAACTCATGGTTAGTCAAATTGGAAAAATTGAGCACTTTGAAACCGAGTCAGAGTTTACAGCCTTACTTCTAGAAGCAGACTTAATAAAACATTTAAAGCCTAAATACAATCAACGCTTCAAAGACGATAAATCTTATCCCTTAATTGAAATAACAAAAGAAAAATACCCTCGGGTTCGAATTACAAGAAAGAAAAGGGAAAACGCTGAGTATTTTGGACCGTATCCCCATGGAAATATTCGTAAAGTGCTAAAACTTCTCCGAAAACCTTTTCCATTTCGGGACTGTAGCAATAGAAAATTCACGCGTTATAAAAAAAGAGGTAGGGGTTGCCTTTTTGCAGATATGGATCTTTGCTCTGCTCCCTGTGCAGAAGAGATGATCACAGAAGAAGAATACAGAAATTCACTGACGAGCTTAAAAAATTTCTTAAGAGGGAAAGGGAACAGTGTTATTAGAAATTTGGAAAAGGAAATGAAAAAGCTTTCCAGAGAAAAAAATTTCAAAGAGGCTGCAAAAGTTCGGGATCAGTTAGATAATTTAAGGTATATCCGCTGTGGTTTCCGCACTGCAACCACAGAAGAATTAGATATAAATTTAACAGAAGACAGGCAAAGAAACGAAATGAAAAGCCTAAAATCAGCCTTAGGCATGGAAAACTTACCCCAAAGAATTGAGGCTTACGATATTTCTAACATTCAAGGTAAACAAGCAACAGGCTCCATGGTTGTTTTTGAAAATGCTCGTCCCAAAAAAAGTCATTACCGCAAATTTAAAATCCGTTCAAGAGAAGAACCCGATGATGTGGGCATGATGCAAGAAGTGCTAGAAAGACGGTTTTCACGGATCAATAACAGAAAAAAGGCAAAAGATAAATCTTTTCAATCTGTACCTGATTTAATTTTGATTGATGGAGGAAAAGGTCAACTAAACGCAGCTTTAGAAGTTTTAGAACATAAAGAATTAAATATACCTGCTGCATCAATAGCTAAAAAAGAAGAAGAAGTCTACTTTAGTGGGGATTTATCTTTTGATAACAAGTGTGGATCTTTTATTATTGAGGGTCCTATTACTTTGTCCAGAAACTCTCCCGCTCTTAAATTGCTCCAGAGAGTTCGAGACGAGTCTCATCGGTTTGCACTTGCTTATCATCGTAAACTTCGTTCCAAAAACCTATAAAAACAAGCGGCCCCTGCCACATTTGAAATGTAAACAGGGGCCTGTACAAGGCTAATCAATACATGATTACAATGAGCATAATTAACGTGGCGATAACCGCCAGCGTTAATATATAAAGCCCATACCCGCCATTATTCACAAACGCTGTCAACCTATCATTCCTTGTTTCAGGATAGATCCAAATATTATCTTCTCGTGCCTCCACATTTGGGTTGCCAAGGGAAAAACACCGTTCTTCCCTCACGCGAAGTCTTCCGTTAACAATTTCTGGTACTGAACCGGCAACATAGGTACCCAGGGTACTAAAGTCCACAAGAACCCACCCCCTCAAACTAGTGTTTGCTAACCAACAGTGGATACGACTAACGTGTCCCTGTTCCCACGGAATACATACATCACAGTTTGGTTGCCGGCCTACCCAACTAGATTGGTACAAACGCGCACTTCGAATTTCTCCAGTGCTGTCGAAATACTTCACGAGAATTGTCACGTCCCGGAGAAGAATACTGAAACCCAATCTAATTAGATTCCACAAACGCTTTAACATGTTCTTAACCTCCCTGAAACTGTAATGTCTTGCCTAAACGTATAAGTATTATACTAGGTACCCTATAAATTATCAACTCGTGAGTCCGCATTACATGCTAACTCGTAGGCTCTATGTTAAACTAAACTTACCTTGCTAAAAGTACAAAAAAAGAAAAACTTGGTTAATTCTCTAAACTCTATTGCTAAAAATAACAATGTTTACCTAATTACCCGCTGGCAAGAGAAAAGAGTAAAACGAGTAACAGCTGTCGATGATACTATTGAAAATGTGTCAACTGGAAGATCATCTGGGGTCGGCTTTCATCTTTTTAATCAAGCGGGGCGTTCTGTTCTTACAGCCACAGATAATACTGAGGATGAAAAGAAATTAATAGAAACCTTATCGCAAGGAATAAAATCTCTAAAAAAACTTGGGAAAAAGGCAACTCCAAACAAGGAGATTTTTCTTTTAGAACCAAAACAAGACACCATTAATCTTACAAAAGGATTTGACTTTAACTTCCTAACTGTTTCCCAAATTGAAAAAAAACTCTTGGACCTTAATAAGAAAACAAAAGAGTTGGGCAAAAATCCTGGAGTAGGGGAGAGCTTAAGAATTACCACCAGTTTTAATATTGCCCAAGAAGGTTGGAAAATAACTCGTTCTGATGGAACAAATGTAGAGTGGGAAATTCCACGTGCCTACTTAGGTATGCATATTACCTACCAAGAAGGAAAGAAAAAAGTTAATGACTCCGTTATCAAATCTAGCCCCGGGTGGGGCGTTTTAACAGAACCCAAGTTAGAAAATAATCTACTAGAAGAAGCTTATTTTGTTATAAACATGCTTAAGAAGTCAGCAAAACATCCTGAATATGAGTCTGGAAATTATAACTTACTAATTGATGCCGCTTTAGGCGGTCTTTTAGCACACGAGGCTTTTGGTCACTGCGCAGAGTCGGATACTATTTACGAAGACGGCTCTGTACTTTCTAAAAGAGGAAAGCTGGAAAAAGGAAAAAAAGTGGCAAACCCTACCCTCTCTATAGTCGATGAAACAAAGGAAAAAACCTGGAGCTTCCAACCTTACAGCGCTTTTGGAGTGCCTCGCGGAAAAATAGACATTATAAAAAACGGTTGTGTAAAAGAATCGCTCGGAGATGTATTTACTGGAAAGGATATTGGAGACAAGATACGAGGAGCAGCAAGAGTTGAATCATATTCAAGCACGCCTCTTCCCAGAATGAGTCGAACTTTTATCTCTGTCAAAAATCCCAAATCATCTCCTGGCTATTTAGCAGATCCAAAACAAATACAAAAAATGCTAAAGGACAACGGTCTACTCGAAGAAAAAATCCTTGTTCTAAGGGGATCTCGCGGTGGGGGACAAGTAGATACCCAAGCGGGAACATTTATGTTTGGGTTCTCTTACCTGTATGAAATAACACCAACATCTATAAATATCTTTCGTGGCTCCTCTTTCAGTGGTAAAACCTTAGAAGCCTTAAAGTCAATTACGGAAGGTTTTGGTCCAATAAAAACAGATTTCCCAGGAATGTGCGGAAGAGGACAACGTGTAACCAGTTTAATTGGTTCCAACGAATTCATTTATTTAGAAAAGTCACCGTATGTAACTTTAGGAGGAACATAAAAGTTAGCTAAAAATGAAAGACTTTACGGAAAGATTTCTAAAGAAGATTGAAAACAAAAAAAGGACTGGAAGATTGAAGCAGTTTCGAGTCTCATTTAAACAGAGAAAAATTATCAGCGCAGGTGCTACACAAAAAGAATTTATGGGAAAATACAAACCAGTCAATTTTAAATCTAATCTTTCGGGATCCTACCTATTTCAATGGAAAGATGGAAAGTTAAGCAAAGGTAATATTCACCGTCAAGCACTTGCCAACTTTGACCAATTTCTGGCTAATGCCAGACAAACAGCTTTTGAAGACCCATTTAGCGACAATTTTCCAAACAAAAAGAAACACCCCAAAGTAAAAGTCAGTTCCCAACAGATAGTTGATTTAGGCAAAAATTCCACACCCTACATTACAAAATGGCTAAAGAAACTCCGAGAATGGCAAGATGTTAGTAATCCCCACGGTACTCAATATATGTCGGCAGGTTTGGGCATTTCCGACTATAGATTAGTAAGCTCAGCTGGTTTTGATCTTTCATCGCAAGCTACATCCTGCCGCATATCATCTTATTACGATGGAAAGGCATTTTTCAGTCACAGATCCCATAATTTATTAGCTATAGGAAAAGTCCAAGAGAAAAAAGAACGGACCGAAAAAATACTAAAGATCTTAAAAGTGTCAGGGCAGGAAAGACCACACAATGGTAAATGGCAAGTTATTTTCCACCCATCTATTTTCCGCAATCTTTTTTTTAGTTTTTTAGTTTCAAATCTTACTGGAAGCAGAATAATAAATGGTCAATCAAAATTTGGACTAAAGGACTTTCAAAATCATGAAAAAATTTTGCGCAATGACATTTCTGTTATCTGCAACCCAACAAAAGACGGGGCTCTCGACTCCTACAACTTTACAGGAGAAGGTGTACTTAGCAAAAAGACAATATTCATTAAGAATGGAAAATTGCTAACTCCCATTCTTTCTGTCAAATATGCGCGAAAAGCAGGATTGGAACCTACAGCACAAATCCATCCCCCTATGGACACTACCAAAATTACAACCAGCAATAACCTGAACTTTGATAAATTTCTACAAAAACAAGAACAAGCTCTGTTGGTTTATAAAGCACTTGGCAGACATACTCAAGACAGCATAACTGGAAGCTACTCATTACCCTGTCCTTATGTAATTTTAATCCGTAATGGTAAAATGATAGGTAATGTTCCTTGTATAATTACAAGCAACTTCTTCAATGACATAAACAAATCTGCAACTGCGATATTGGACCATCCTACTGAATACTCACCAGCACTGGCTACCACCGCTAATGTTGTCTTTACAACCTAAAAACAGATAAACACCATAAAAACAAGGATATCTAGAGGCAGCCTCTAGATAAACCTGTAATAAAAGGAAATAAAGCTGATGTGTTTCTGGATATGTATATACTGGGCAGTGTGATAAACTTACCTTAAGATGAAAAGTCCTCTGGCGGACAGAGTTCGCCCCCAAAATTTAAAAAATTTTGTGGGACAAGTGCATCTTGTAGGTGAGGGTAAAGTCATTCGTAAAGCACTTGAACACGACAAGATTTTTTCAATGGTTTTTTGGGGACCTCCCGGCTGCGGTAAAACCACTTTAGCTAGAATCATTGCCAATGAAACAGAATCTCATTTTGTGTCCCTTCCTGCTGTAACCTCAGGAGTAGCTGATATTCGTAGGGTAGTAAAAGAGGCTAAAGAAAGAGAACTGGCTTATAAACAAGACACAATTCTTTTTATTGACGAAATCCATCGTTTTAACAAAAATCAACAAGATGCTCTTCTTCCATATGTAGAGGACGGTACTGTAATTTTTATCGGTGCAACTACTGAAAACCCCTCCTTCGAGGTCATTGGACCACTTCTTTCCCGTTCACAAGTTTTTACTCTAAACCGCCTTGAACCAGAGGAACTGAAGCAAATTGCACAGAGGGCTTTAAAGGATAAAGAGAGGGGTTTGGGGAAATATAATATTGAATTTGAAGAAGGTGCTTTGGATTTTCTTATCGCCTCTGCAAATGGCGACAGTCGTACAGTGCTCAACACTTTAGAAATTGCAGCCAACCTTCAAAGCGAAAATAATACCCCACCGCATTCCCAAGCCCCAGGGGCTTATGCGGACCTGCCTGCCGGCAAGGCAGGTCTAGCCCCTGGGGCTTTTTCTGCGGCAGGAACACTAAAAATAACGAAAAACCTCCTCGAAAACATTCTCCAACGCTCCTCCTTAAAATAC of Patescibacteria group bacterium contains these proteins:
- a CDS encoding replication-associated recombination protein A encodes the protein MKSPLADRVRPQNLKNFVGQVHLVGEGKVIRKALEHDKIFSMVFWGPPGCGKTTLARIIANETESHFVSLPAVTSGVADIRRVVKEAKERELAYKQDTILFIDEIHRFNKNQQDALLPYVEDGTVIFIGATTENPSFEVIGPLLSRSQVFTLNRLEPEELKQIAQRALKDKERGLGKYNIEFEEGALDFLIASANGDSRTVLNTLEIAANLQSENNTPPHSQAPGAYADLPAGKAGLAPGAFSAAGTLKITKNLLENILQRSSLKYDKGGEEHYNTISAFIKSMRGSDPDAALYYMARMLEGGEDPLFIARRMVIFASEDIGNADPHALPLATACFEACEKVGLPECRINMAQTVTYLATASKSNASYNALLKAEKDVKETLNEPIPLHLRNPVTDLMKEKGYGKDYKYPHNFEDHHVRGEDYLPKKLEGKKYYYPTNQGKEKNISKRLKELEDKE
- a CDS encoding metallopeptidase TldD-related protein, whose translation is MKDFTERFLKKIENKKRTGRLKQFRVSFKQRKIISAGATQKEFMGKYKPVNFKSNLSGSYLFQWKDGKLSKGNIHRQALANFDQFLANARQTAFEDPFSDNFPNKKKHPKVKVSSQQIVDLGKNSTPYITKWLKKLREWQDVSNPHGTQYMSAGLGISDYRLVSSAGFDLSSQATSCRISSYYDGKAFFSHRSHNLLAIGKVQEKKERTEKILKILKVSGQERPHNGKWQVIFHPSIFRNLFFSFLVSNLTGSRIINGQSKFGLKDFQNHEKILRNDISVICNPTKDGALDSYNFTGEGVLSKKTIFIKNGKLLTPILSVKYARKAGLEPTAQIHPPMDTTKITTSNNLNFDKFLQKQEQALLVYKALGRHTQDSITGSYSLPCPYVILIRNGKMIGNVPCIITSNFFNDINKSATAILDHPTEYSPALATTANVVFTT
- a CDS encoding metallopeptidase TldD-related protein, whose product is MLKVQKKKNLVNSLNSIAKNNNVYLITRWQEKRVKRVTAVDDTIENVSTGRSSGVGFHLFNQAGRSVLTATDNTEDEKKLIETLSQGIKSLKKLGKKATPNKEIFLLEPKQDTINLTKGFDFNFLTVSQIEKKLLDLNKKTKELGKNPGVGESLRITTSFNIAQEGWKITRSDGTNVEWEIPRAYLGMHITYQEGKKKVNDSVIKSSPGWGVLTEPKLENNLLEEAYFVINMLKKSAKHPEYESGNYNLLIDAALGGLLAHEAFGHCAESDTIYEDGSVLSKRGKLEKGKKVANPTLSIVDETKEKTWSFQPYSAFGVPRGKIDIIKNGCVKESLGDVFTGKDIGDKIRGAARVESYSSTPLPRMSRTFISVKNPKSSPGYLADPKQIQKMLKDNGLLEEKILVLRGSRGGGQVDTQAGTFMFGFSYLYEITPTSINIFRGSSFSGKTLEALKSITEGFGPIKTDFPGMCGRGQRVTSLIGSNEFIYLEKSPYVTLGGT